The Roseibaca calidilacus genome has a window encoding:
- the glyA gene encoding serine hydroxymethyltransferase has protein sequence MDITTRDTGFFTETLETRDTELFAAMQQELGRQRDEIELIASENIVSAAVMQAQGSVLTNKYAEGYPGRRYYGGCQFVDIAENLAIERACKLFDCEFANVQPNSGSQANQGVFTALLQPGDTILGMSLDAGGHLTHGAKPNQSGKWFNAVQYGVREGDYAIDYDQIQALATEHQPKMLIAGGSAIPRVIDFARMRDIADSVGAYLLVDMAHFAGLVAAGLYPSPFPHAHVATTTTHKTLRGPRGGMILTNDEALAKKFNSAIFPGIQGGPLMHVIAAKAVAFGEALRPGFRDYQKQVIANAQAMADQLEKGGLATVTGGTDTHLLLVDLRPKGVKGNATEKALGRAHITCNKNGIPFDTESPMVTSGIRLGTPAGTTRGFGEAEFRQIADWIVAVVDGLAANGEDGNAEVEARVKGEVAALCARFPIYPQL, from the coding sequence ATGGACATCACCACTCGCGATACAGGTTTTTTCACCGAAACTCTGGAGACCCGTGACACCGAGTTGTTCGCGGCCATGCAGCAAGAGTTGGGGCGCCAGCGCGACGAAATCGAGCTGATCGCCTCTGAGAACATTGTGTCCGCCGCGGTGATGCAGGCGCAGGGGTCGGTTCTGACCAATAAATACGCCGAAGGCTATCCCGGCCGACGTTATTACGGCGGCTGCCAATTCGTCGATATTGCCGAAAACCTTGCCATCGAACGCGCCTGCAAGCTGTTCGACTGCGAATTCGCGAATGTGCAGCCCAATTCGGGCAGCCAAGCCAACCAAGGTGTGTTCACCGCACTCTTGCAACCGGGCGACACGATTCTGGGCATGAGCCTTGATGCGGGTGGTCACCTGACCCACGGCGCCAAGCCCAACCAGTCGGGGAAATGGTTTAACGCGGTGCAATACGGCGTGCGCGAAGGCGACTACGCCATCGATTATGACCAGATCCAAGCCCTTGCAACCGAACATCAGCCGAAAATGCTGATTGCTGGTGGGTCTGCCATCCCGCGCGTGATTGATTTCGCGCGGATGCGCGACATTGCCGATAGCGTTGGTGCCTACCTGCTGGTGGACATGGCGCATTTCGCCGGTCTGGTTGCGGCGGGCCTGTACCCCAGCCCCTTCCCGCATGCCCATGTTGCCACGACCACCACGCATAAAACCCTGCGTGGGCCGCGCGGTGGCATGATCCTGACCAATGACGAGGCGCTGGCCAAGAAGTTCAACTCGGCCATCTTCCCCGGTATTCAGGGCGGCCCGCTGATGCATGTGATTGCCGCCAAGGCCGTGGCCTTTGGCGAGGCGTTGCGCCCCGGCTTCCGCGATTACCAAAAGCAGGTCATTGCCAATGCACAAGCCATGGCCGACCAGTTGGAAAAGGGCGGTCTGGCAACTGTGACAGGCGGCACGGACACGCATTTGCTACTGGTCGACCTGCGCCCCAAGGGCGTGAAGGGCAACGCGACCGAAAAAGCGCTCGGCCGCGCGCATATCACCTGCAACAAGAATGGCATCCCATTCGACACCGAAAGCCCGATGGTCACAAGTGGCATTCGTCTTGGCACGCCCGCCGGCACGACCCGCGGATTTGGCGAGGCTGAGTTCCGCCAGATCGCAGATTGGATTGTCGCGGTGGTCGATGGGCTTGCCGCCAATGGCGAAGACGGCAATGCCGAAGTTGAAGCCCGCGTAAAAGGCGAAGTCGCCGCACTTTGCGCCCGGTTCCCGATCTACCCACAGCTTTGA
- the ybgC gene encoding tol-pal system-associated acyl-CoA thioesterase: MTHNHQIRVYYEDTDLAGIVYYANYLKFIERGRSEWVRTLGVDQAQLKAEGGGVFAVRRVVADYRAPAVYDDLLDVQTRYISHSGARLVLHQAVLRAEKLLFEAEVTLVCINDAGRPTALPDRLTRHFGEKPPE, translated from the coding sequence ATGACCCATAACCACCAAATCCGCGTCTATTACGAAGACACCGACCTTGCGGGCATCGTCTATTACGCGAATTACCTAAAATTCATCGAACGCGGGCGTAGCGAATGGGTGCGCACATTGGGGGTGGATCAGGCACAACTGAAGGCCGAAGGCGGCGGTGTCTTTGCCGTGCGGCGGGTGGTGGCAGATTACCGCGCACCCGCCGTGTATGACGACCTTTTGGACGTGCAGACACGCTATATCAGCCATTCCGGCGCGCGGCTGGTGTTGCATCAGGCGGTTCTGCGTGCCGAGAAACTGTTGTTCGAAGCCGAGGTCACGCTGGTTTGCATCAATGACGCGGGCCGCCCGACGGCACTGCCAGACAGGCTGACCCGGCATTTCGGTGAAAAACCGCCAGAATAA
- a CDS encoding flagellar basal body-associated FliL family protein, whose product MSQTAPITEGEGISPNKKTGLRPILIGLVGAFLLGGGGFYAVYTKLILGENEAQTVQSATPQKRPAPSYMAIEQLTLSLATPGAAQHLRLSAHIEIADGRLAEAEPFRPRFLAVINTYLRAVEPSDLEDPTALIRLRAQLLRRLQMVAGEDLIDDFLITEFILN is encoded by the coding sequence ATGTCACAGACTGCGCCGATCACAGAGGGTGAAGGAATTTCTCCAAATAAAAAGACGGGTTTAAGGCCGATTTTGATCGGCCTTGTCGGGGCATTTCTGCTAGGAGGCGGTGGATTCTACGCGGTCTATACAAAGCTGATTCTTGGCGAGAACGAAGCACAGACTGTTCAATCCGCCACGCCGCAGAAGCGCCCGGCACCCTCTTATATGGCGATTGAACAGCTGACCTTGTCACTGGCAACGCCGGGCGCGGCGCAGCATCTGCGCTTGTCGGCCCATATAGAAATCGCCGATGGCCGCCTTGCCGAAGCTGAGCCTTTCAGACCGCGCTTTCTTGCAGTCATCAACACCTATCTGCGCGCCGTTGAACCAAGCGACCTTGAAGATCCGACCGCCCTGATCCGACTGCGCGCGCAGTTGCTTCGCCGTTTGCAAATGGTGGCAGGAGAAGACCTGATCGACGATTTCCTCATCACTGAATTCATCTTGAACTAA
- the tolR gene encoding protein TolR yields MGAQLMGKSRGSGRRGRRARAVRMSEINVTPFVDVMLVLLIIFMVAAPMLTVGVPVELPRTSAGALPAEQEEPLSVTLTAEGQVMLMNSDIAEDDLIPRLRAVASERSNRKVFLRADGSIPYERVVQIMGALNAGGFNDIGLVTDQGGPRFDGQGN; encoded by the coding sequence ATGGGTGCGCAACTGATGGGCAAATCCAGAGGGTCGGGGCGGCGTGGTCGGCGCGCGCGCGCCGTCCGCATGTCAGAGATCAACGTCACGCCCTTTGTCGATGTCATGCTGGTGCTGCTGATTATCTTCATGGTGGCTGCCCCTATGCTGACGGTGGGTGTGCCGGTGGAATTGCCGCGCACTTCAGCGGGCGCACTGCCTGCCGAGCAAGAGGAACCGCTGTCGGTGACACTGACCGCCGAAGGGCAAGTCATGCTGATGAACAGTGACATCGCCGAGGACGATCTGATCCCGCGGCTGCGCGCGGTGGCATCCGAACGCAGCAACCGCAAAGTGTTCCTGCGCGCAGACGGGTCCATTCCCTATGAGCGCGTCGTGCAGATCATGGGCGCGCTGAACGCGGGTGGCTTCAATGATATCGGGCTGGTCACAGACCAGGGCGGTCCGCGATTCGACGGGCAAGGCAACTAG
- a CDS encoding NAD kinase — MTRKIAFVASPVAAPQAALAELSARYGNVPIAKADVIVALGGDGFMLQTLHATQHIDLPVYGMNRGTVGFLLNAYAVDGLYERLAAAEMAPLNPLDMRAERVDGSVVRALAINEVSLLRQGAQAAKLRILVDGRERLPELICDGAMLSTPAGSTAYNYSAHGPILPVGAEVLALTPVAAFRPRRWRGALLPTSSKVRFEVVDPDKRPVMADADSRSVRNIVSVDIVSRADIVHKLLFDPGHGLEERLIREQFF; from the coding sequence ATGACCCGCAAGATCGCGTTCGTTGCCAGCCCGGTCGCTGCCCCGCAGGCTGCGCTGGCGGAGTTGTCGGCGCGCTACGGGAATGTTCCGATTGCCAAGGCCGATGTGATCGTTGCCTTGGGCGGGGATGGGTTCATGCTGCAAACCCTGCATGCAACGCAGCATATCGACCTTCCGGTCTATGGCATGAACCGTGGCACGGTCGGTTTTCTTCTGAATGCCTATGCGGTCGACGGGTTATACGAAAGGCTTGCTGCGGCAGAGATGGCGCCGCTGAACCCGCTCGATATGCGCGCCGAAAGGGTGGACGGAAGCGTTGTGCGGGCACTGGCAATAAACGAGGTGTCGCTGCTGCGGCAAGGGGCGCAGGCGGCAAAACTGCGCATTCTGGTGGATGGACGCGAGCGTTTGCCGGAACTGATCTGCGATGGCGCTATGCTCAGCACGCCCGCCGGGTCCACCGCCTATAACTACTCTGCACATGGGCCGATTCTGCCGGTTGGTGCAGAGGTTTTGGCATTGACACCGGTCGCGGCATTTCGTCCGCGCCGCTGGCGTGGGGCCTTGTTGCCAACATCCAGCAAGGTGCGGTTCGAAGTGGTGGACCCCGATAAGCGACCTGTTATGGCGGATGCTGACAGCCGCTCTGTGCGCAATATTGTCTCGGTCGATATCGTGTCGCGTGCCGATATCGTCCACAAGCTGTTGTTCGACCCCGGCCATGGTCTGGAAGAACGGCTGATCCGCGAGCAGTTTTTCTAG
- a CDS encoding tetratricopeptide repeat protein, which produces MRLAWIIGVFCLACGPAQAQLRAADGLAALEAGDAAGARAIWEPLAERGDVLAQYNLGVLALRGEGDALRWFTAAAESGHLPAQTALAGLLADRQDWHGAARWYAAAAQQGNAGAAHSLGVLHDRGLLGDESRTQASRWFRQAAEAGHVPAQFALGTLLTEENVPEAAQWFARAAEAGHVEAQFNHARGLEPTDPVAARRWYASAAIAGFGASSYNLALMHARGQGAAQSFRAALAWALVAQEQGFEQAKTLAGALQEVMSPDAQNAAREIAARCLADASACPR; this is translated from the coding sequence ATGCGTTTGGCGTGGATAATTGGTGTATTCTGTCTGGCATGTGGTCCGGCGCAGGCGCAGCTTCGCGCGGCAGATGGTTTGGCAGCACTGGAAGCCGGCGATGCGGCGGGCGCCCGCGCTATCTGGGAACCCTTGGCCGAGCGCGGCGATGTTCTGGCGCAGTATAACCTTGGCGTTTTGGCCTTGCGCGGCGAAGGCGATGCGCTTCGCTGGTTCACCGCCGCCGCAGAGTCCGGGCATCTGCCCGCACAGACCGCGCTGGCCGGGCTGTTGGCCGACCGGCAAGATTGGCATGGTGCGGCACGCTGGTATGCTGCGGCGGCTCAGCAAGGCAATGCCGGTGCGGCCCATAGCCTTGGCGTGCTGCACGACCGGGGGCTTTTGGGCGATGAGTCGCGCACGCAGGCATCGCGTTGGTTTCGTCAGGCGGCAGAGGCCGGGCATGTGCCCGCACAATTCGCCCTTGGCACTCTGTTGACCGAGGAAAACGTGCCAGAGGCCGCGCAATGGTTCGCGCGGGCCGCTGAAGCGGGCCATGTCGAGGCGCAGTTCAACCATGCGCGCGGGCTAGAGCCGACGGACCCGGTCGCGGCCCGGCGCTGGTATGCAAGCGCGGCGATCGCGGGCTTCGGCGCGTCCAGCTATAATCTGGCCCTCATGCACGCGCGGGGGCAGGGTGCGGCGCAAAGTTTTCGGGCAGCACTGGCTTGGGCGCTTGTTGCGCAAGAGCAAGGCTTTGAGCAGGCGAAGACGCTGGCCGGTGCCTTGCAAGAGGTCATGTCGCCGGACGCCCAAAACGCCGCAAGAGAGATCGCCGCACGCTGTTTGGCAGATGCGTCCGCGTGCCCGCGGTGA
- a CDS encoding alpha/beta fold hydrolase, with translation MKLAQVDHGTAGAAPPLLVVHGLFGSARNWGAIAKRMAADRHVVAVDMRNHGNSPWDHRHDYPAMADDLAKVIVAQGQAMDVLGHSMGGKAAMVLALMRPDLVNRLLVADIAPVAYAHSQRHLVQAMRDMELEGLSTRAEADAALAARVTAPDVRAFLLQSLDLRASPARWRLNLNTLDTEMDKITGWPHTVQGQFDRPTLFLSGGRSDYVLPEHRSTIKALFPNAKFAKIPHAGHWLHAEDPRAFEQTARAWFD, from the coding sequence ATGAAGCTGGCGCAGGTCGATCATGGCACGGCAGGGGCGGCTCCGCCCTTGCTTGTGGTGCATGGCCTGTTCGGATCGGCCCGGAACTGGGGCGCGATCGCCAAGCGCATGGCCGCTGATCGCCATGTGGTCGCGGTGGACATGCGAAACCACGGAAACAGCCCGTGGGATCACCGCCATGACTATCCGGCCATGGCCGATGATCTGGCCAAGGTGATTGTAGCGCAGGGTCAAGCCATGGATGTTCTGGGGCATTCCATGGGCGGCAAGGCCGCGATGGTTCTAGCGCTGATGCGGCCTGATTTGGTCAACAGGCTGCTTGTGGCAGATATAGCGCCGGTCGCATATGCGCATTCGCAACGCCATTTGGTGCAGGCAATGCGCGACATGGAATTGGAAGGTCTGTCGACCCGGGCAGAGGCTGACGCCGCCTTGGCCGCGCGCGTGACCGCCCCGGACGTGCGTGCGTTCTTGTTGCAATCACTGGATTTGCGCGCAAGCCCGGCGCGCTGGCGGCTGAACCTGAACACGCTGGACACGGAAATGGACAAAATCACCGGTTGGCCCCACACGGTTCAGGGCCAATTCGACCGCCCCACCTTGTTTCTGAGCGGGGGGCGATCAGATTATGTGCTTCCAGAGCACCGATCTACAATCAAGGCGCTGTTTCCAAACGCGAAATTTGCCAAGATCCCGCATGCAGGCCACTGGCTGCATGCCGAAGACCCGCGCGCGTTCGAGCAGACAGCACGCGCGTGGTTCGACTAG
- a CDS encoding MotE family protein — MTVNTKLRGAGMGAVLFLVAALLFVAGLSRLSLGVASAVAAEDTAPEPPESAVEIPDGGALFDALRAREARLLEQEKALADRSDALRAAEAQLRRQLDELQAAESRLAATLAQTESAAENDLSRLTTVFEHMKPPQAAALFATMETEFAAGFIARLDPQFAGEVMAELDPTLAYGISAVLAGRHAQTPRE; from the coding sequence ATGACAGTTAATACCAAACTTCGCGGGGCGGGAATGGGGGCGGTGCTTTTCCTCGTCGCCGCCTTGTTGTTCGTAGCAGGGCTGTCACGGCTAAGCCTTGGCGTAGCAAGCGCGGTCGCCGCCGAAGACACGGCACCCGAACCACCTGAAAGCGCTGTCGAAATACCAGATGGCGGCGCTTTGTTCGACGCCTTGCGCGCCAGAGAGGCGCGCCTGTTGGAACAGGAAAAAGCACTTGCGGACCGCAGCGATGCCCTTCGCGCGGCTGAAGCGCAACTGCGCCGCCAACTTGACGAATTGCAAGCTGCCGAAAGCCGCCTTGCCGCGACGCTTGCCCAAACCGAGAGCGCCGCTGAAAACGACCTGTCACGCCTGACCACGGTTTTTGAACACATGAAACCCCCACAAGCCGCTGCGTTATTTGCGACAATGGAAACCGAATTCGCGGCCGGGTTCATCGCCCGTCTGGACCCGCAATTCGCGGGCGAGGTGATGGCCGAACTCGACCCGACCCTCGCCTACGGCATTAGTGCGGTCCTTGCCGGGCGCCATGCCCAAACACCACGCGAATAA
- the tolQ gene encoding protein TolQ codes for MDPTTLTAAQDIDFSLIALFARATLTVKLVMISLIVASFWSWAIIIQKHIRYRKARAEAEAFDAAFWSGEPLDQLFDQIGPNPASPPERVFAAGMSEWRRSHRSDGGLIPGAVARIDRSMDVAIAREGRDLTRGLTFLASVGSASPFIGLFGTVWGIKYAFEEIALAQSTNLAVVAPGIAEALLATGLGLLAAIPATIFYNKLSDDSDEILSGYEAFADEFNTILSRQLDAA; via the coding sequence ATGGACCCGACCACACTGACCGCCGCGCAAGATATCGACTTTTCGTTGATTGCGCTATTTGCCCGCGCCACGCTGACCGTGAAACTGGTGATGATCTCGCTGATCGTCGCGTCATTCTGGTCATGGGCGATCATCATCCAGAAACACATCCGCTACCGCAAAGCCCGCGCCGAGGCAGAGGCGTTCGACGCCGCCTTTTGGTCGGGCGAACCGCTCGACCAGTTGTTTGACCAAATTGGCCCGAACCCCGCCAGCCCGCCGGAACGTGTATTCGCCGCCGGCATGTCGGAATGGCGCCGTTCGCACCGCTCGGACGGAGGGTTGATCCCCGGCGCAGTTGCCCGGATTGACCGGTCAATGGATGTGGCCATCGCACGCGAGGGGCGCGATTTGACGCGCGGCCTGACCTTTCTGGCCTCTGTCGGGTCGGCCAGCCCGTTCATCGGGTTGTTCGGCACGGTTTGGGGCATAAAATACGCGTTCGAGGAAATTGCACTGGCGCAATCAACGAACCTTGCCGTTGTCGCGCCGGGCATTGCCGAAGCGCTACTGGCCACCGGCCTTGGGTTGTTGGCCGCTATTCCCGCCACGATTTTCTACAACAAGCTGAGCGACGACAGCGACGAGATCCTGTCGGGCTATGAGGCCTTCGCAGACGAGTTCAACACCATCCTGTCGCGCCAGTTGGACGCTGCCTGA
- the tolB gene encoding Tol-Pal system beta propeller repeat protein TolB, with translation MTRLLFAFLAIWMGFGMAAQAQPLRLQITEGVIEPMPFAVPAFVPEDNGGMEYADALSRVVASNLSGTGLFREVPRESHIARITSFDTSISYPDWRAVNAQALIVGAVSASGDRLTVKFRLFDVVSGQQMGEGLQFAGAARDWRRMGHKVSDAVYSQITGEDGYFDSRVLFVAESGPRNNRTKQLTIMDQDGENRRTLTDGRSLVIAPRVSPTGDRAVYTTYETGSPRIALMDLRSGQSQLVGEIPGAMTFSPRFSPDGRALVFSAAMGGSTDLFRLDLSNGQMERLTNSPAIATAPSFSPDGRSITFESDRSGTSQIYVMSADGGDAQRISFGEGRYSTPVWSPRGDMIAFTKSHAGRFHIGVMRSDGSEERLLTASFLDEGPTWAPNGRVIMFTRQAQGGEPALYAVDISGRNLRRVPLSSPASDPAWGPLLP, from the coding sequence ATGACACGGCTTTTGTTTGCTTTTCTGGCCATCTGGATGGGCTTTGGCATGGCGGCGCAGGCACAGCCCTTGCGGCTGCAGATCACCGAAGGGGTGATTGAACCGATGCCGTTTGCCGTGCCCGCCTTCGTGCCCGAAGACAATGGCGGCATGGAATATGCCGATGCGTTGTCGCGCGTCGTCGCATCCAACCTGTCGGGCACCGGCCTGTTCCGCGAGGTGCCACGAGAATCGCATATCGCGCGGATCACCAGTTTCGACACCAGCATTTCCTATCCGGACTGGCGCGCCGTCAATGCGCAAGCCCTGATCGTGGGGGCGGTTTCGGCCAGCGGCGACAGGCTGACGGTCAAGTTCCGGCTGTTTGACGTGGTCTCTGGCCAGCAGATGGGCGAAGGCTTGCAATTTGCCGGTGCCGCGCGGGATTGGCGGCGCATGGGGCACAAGGTCTCGGATGCGGTTTATAGCCAGATCACCGGCGAGGACGGCTATTTCGACAGCCGTGTTTTGTTCGTGGCAGAATCCGGCCCGCGCAACAACCGCACCAAGCAACTGACGATCATGGATCAGGATGGCGAGAATCGACGCACCCTGACCGATGGTCGGTCCTTGGTCATAGCGCCGCGCGTCTCGCCCACAGGTGACAGGGCGGTCTATACAACCTATGAGACCGGCAGTCCGCGCATTGCGCTGATGGATTTGCGCTCGGGGCAATCCCAGCTTGTGGGCGAGATTCCCGGCGCGATGACCTTCTCGCCCCGGTTTTCGCCCGATGGGCGCGCGCTTGTCTTTTCCGCCGCGATGGGCGGCAGCACCGACCTGTTCCGGCTGGACCTGTCGAACGGGCAGATGGAACGCTTGACCAATTCGCCCGCCATTGCCACCGCGCCCAGCTTTTCACCCGATGGGCGGTCGATCACCTTTGAATCCGACCGCTCTGGAACCAGCCAGATCTATGTCATGTCCGCCGATGGTGGCGACGCACAGCGCATCAGTTTCGGCGAGGGCCGCTATTCCACCCCGGTCTGGTCACCGCGCGGCGATATGATCGCCTTCACGAAATCGCATGCAGGGCGCTTCCATATTGGCGTCATGCGCTCTGACGGGTCAGAGGAACGCTTGCTCACGGCATCTTTCCTTGACGAAGGGCCAACATGGGCGCCAAACGGGCGTGTTATCATGTTCACCCGTCAAGCGCAGGGCGGCGAACCTGCGCTTTATGCGGTCGACATCTCGGGGCGCAACCTGCGCCGCGTGCCGCTTTCCTCCCCGGCCAGTGACCCGGCCTGGGGGCCGCTTTTGCCATAA
- the pal gene encoding peptidoglycan-associated lipoprotein Pal — translation MNLTSKSLLLLAGLALAACNNPRPGMFGGGGENGFGGDDAITTGSLGDPSDPRSIAHFQQRIGDRVFFENDSSDLTPDGRSTLQGQAAWLRANPQFAVLIEGHADERGTREYNVALGARRANTVERYLISEGVDADRIRTVSYGKERPVEACAEPRCWDVNRRAVTVVSGGVTG, via the coding sequence ATGAACCTGACATCGAAATCGCTTCTGCTGCTGGCTGGCCTTGCGCTGGCCGCGTGCAACAACCCGCGCCCCGGCATGTTTGGCGGCGGCGGGGAAAACGGGTTTGGCGGTGACGACGCCATCACCACGGGCTCGCTGGGCGATCCCAGCGATCCGCGCTCGATCGCGCATTTCCAGCAACGCATCGGCGACCGCGTGTTCTTTGAGAATGACAGCTCCGATTTGACGCCAGACGGTCGCAGCACGCTACAGGGCCAAGCCGCTTGGCTGCGCGCGAACCCGCAATTCGCCGTTCTGATCGAAGGCCATGCCGATGAACGCGGCACGCGCGAGTATAACGTGGCCCTTGGCGCACGCCGTGCCAACACTGTTGAACGCTACCTTATTTCCGAAGGCGTGGATGCCGACCGCATCCGCACGGTCAGCTATGGCAAAGAGCGCCCGGTCGAAGCCTGCGCAGAGCCACGTTGCTGGGATGTGAACCGCCGCGCCGTGACCGTCGTGTCCGGCGGCGTGACGGGCTAA
- the motA gene encoding flagellar motor stator protein MotA: protein MLPIIGIILVVGLVFGGYLGAGGSMTIILKALPFEMVMIGGAALGAFVLGNDLATIKGTGRDIAKVFKGPKWQATDYRDLLCLLFQLIWLARQNPVAVEEHIESPSQSSIFSAYPKIQKDHDAVALICDTMRAASMNYDDPHQVEDVLDKRLEARREHALHTSHAVQVVADALPALGIVAAVLGIIKTMGAIDEPPEVLGKMIGGALTGTFLGVFLAYGFVGPIAARMGAIVAEDDHFFQLIREVLVANMHSHPANICIEVGRQNAPHHFRPEFSELEDAMRDLKKAAA from the coding sequence GTGTTACCTATTATTGGCATAATTCTTGTCGTTGGTCTGGTTTTTGGCGGCTATCTGGGGGCCGGTGGATCAATGACCATCATCTTGAAGGCACTGCCCTTCGAAATGGTCATGATCGGGGGCGCGGCGCTGGGTGCCTTCGTGCTTGGAAATGACCTTGCAACCATAAAGGGAACCGGCCGTGACATCGCAAAGGTGTTCAAGGGGCCGAAATGGCAAGCGACAGATTACCGCGACCTGCTATGCTTGCTATTCCAGCTTATCTGGTTGGCACGCCAGAACCCCGTCGCGGTCGAAGAGCATATAGAGTCTCCATCCCAGTCCTCCATCTTCAGCGCCTATCCGAAAATTCAAAAAGACCATGATGCCGTCGCACTGATTTGCGACACGATGCGCGCAGCCTCGATGAATTATGACGATCCGCATCAGGTGGAAGACGTGCTCGACAAGCGGCTGGAAGCCAGACGAGAACATGCGCTGCATACCAGCCACGCCGTTCAGGTTGTGGCGGATGCCTTGCCTGCACTCGGGATCGTGGCAGCTGTGCTCGGCATCATCAAGACAATGGGCGCAATCGACGAACCGCCCGAAGTGCTTGGGAAAATGATTGGCGGGGCACTCACGGGCACGTTTCTAGGTGTATTCTTGGCTTACGGTTTTGTCGGCCCGATCGCTGCGCGCATGGGCGCGATCGTTGCAGAGGACGATCACTTTTTCCAATTGATCCGCGAAGTGTTGGTCGCAAACATGCATTCACATCCTGCAAATATCTGCATCGAAGTCGGTCGGCAAAACGCACCGCACCATTTCAGACCGGAGTTTTCAGAGCTGGAGGATGCAATGCGAGACCTGAAAAAAGCGGCGGCATGA